In Shinella sp. XGS7, a single genomic region encodes these proteins:
- a CDS encoding VOC family protein, with amino-acid sequence MKYLHTMVRVENLDASLKFYRDALGLVEVRRTEHEAGRFTLVYLAAPGDEAGKYQPQVELTYNWPDADGKAEAYTGGRNFGHLAFAVPDIYAACQRLADHGVTILRPPRDGRMAFVRSPDQISVELLQDGPALAPAEPWASMPNTGSW; translated from the coding sequence ATGAAATACCTGCACACGATGGTCCGCGTCGAGAACCTCGACGCCTCGCTCAAGTTCTACCGCGACGCCCTGGGCCTGGTCGAGGTGCGCCGCACCGAGCACGAGGCCGGCCGCTTCACCCTGGTCTATCTGGCCGCCCCCGGCGACGAGGCCGGCAAGTACCAGCCTCAGGTCGAGCTGACCTACAACTGGCCCGATGCGGACGGCAAGGCCGAGGCCTACACCGGCGGCCGCAACTTCGGCCATCTCGCCTTCGCCGTGCCCGATATCTACGCCGCCTGCCAGCGCCTGGCCGACCACGGCGTGACCATCCTGCGCCCGCCGCGCGATGGCCGCATGGCCTTTGTGCGCTCGCCGGACCAGATCTCGGTGGAATTGCTGCAGGACGGCCCCGCCCTGGCGCCGGCCGAGCCCTGGGCCTCGATGCCCAATACCGGCAGCTGGTAA
- a CDS encoding IclR family transcriptional regulator gives MPRKAATPSLADTEAAPGGVAAADKALSLLNAFRAGDSTLSLSELAERTQLYKSTALRLLASLEHAQLLQRRADGRYALGPGLARLHGLYAASFSLEAEVMPVLQALVARTRESAALHVRQGEQRLCLCRVDSPQPLRDHLRAGDLLPLERGAGGRLLLAYGGARGKLYERIRAEGLAELDGDRVEGLAGLAAPVFRAGGELVGALTLSLPSSRLKPGLGETLRQAAAQLSRRLGGGA, from the coding sequence ATGCCTCGCAAAGCCGCCACGCCCTCCCTGGCCGACACTGAAGCCGCCCCCGGCGGCGTGGCCGCGGCCGACAAGGCCCTGAGCCTGCTCAATGCCTTTCGCGCCGGCGACAGCACGCTGAGCCTGAGCGAGCTGGCCGAGCGCACCCAGCTCTACAAGAGCACGGCCCTTCGCCTGCTGGCCTCGCTGGAGCATGCGCAGCTGCTGCAGCGCCGCGCGGACGGGCGCTACGCCCTGGGGCCAGGGCTGGCGCGGCTGCACGGGCTCTACGCCGCCTCCTTCTCGCTGGAAGCCGAGGTGATGCCGGTGCTGCAGGCCCTGGTGGCGCGCACGCGCGAGAGCGCGGCCCTGCATGTGCGCCAGGGCGAGCAGCGCCTGTGCCTGTGCCGCGTGGACTCGCCCCAGCCCCTGCGCGACCATCTGCGCGCGGGCGATCTGCTGCCCCTGGAACGCGGCGCAGGCGGGCGCCTGTTGCTGGCCTATGGCGGCGCGCGCGGCAAGCTCTATGAGCGCATCCGCGCCGAGGGCCTGGCCGAGCTGGATGGCGACCGCGTGGAAGGCCTGGCCGGCCTGGCCGCGCCGGTGTTCCGCGCCGGCGGCGAGCTGGTGGGCGCCCTGACCCTGAGCCTGCCCAGCAGCCGGCTCAAGCCCGGCCTGGGCGAGACCTTGCGCCAGGCCGCGGCCCAGCTCAGCCGGCGCCTGGGCGGCGGCGCCTGA
- a CDS encoding RidA family protein, protein MSTKLQPGSAAFVNPPGLYDPAPNGYSHLALTQGPLRWLLAAGQGGEDASGALPAGFEAQLQQCLANVQTVLAAGGAGLGDVLRLRVLIVDHDERRLAQLGAALRALWGDAPMPACTLIPVPRLALDGMLVEIEATAAQAL, encoded by the coding sequence ATGAGCACCAAGCTTCAGCCCGGCAGCGCGGCCTTCGTCAATCCCCCCGGCCTCTACGATCCCGCGCCCAATGGCTATTCCCATCTGGCCCTGACCCAGGGCCCCCTGCGCTGGCTGCTGGCCGCGGGCCAGGGCGGCGAAGACGCCAGCGGCGCCCTGCCCGCCGGCTTCGAGGCCCAGCTGCAGCAATGCCTGGCCAATGTGCAGACCGTGCTGGCCGCGGGCGGCGCCGGCCTGGGCGATGTGCTGCGCCTGCGCGTGCTGATCGTGGATCACGACGAGCGCCGCCTGGCTCAGCTGGGCGCGGCCCTCCGGGCTTTGTGGGGCGATGCGCCCATGCCGGCCTGCACCCTGATCCCGGTGCCACGCCTGGCGCTGGACGGCATGCTGGTGGAAATCGAGGCGACGGCGGCGCAAGCGCTCTGA
- a CDS encoding CaiB/BaiF CoA-transferase family protein: MSEVDNKQDLPLAGIRVIEFTHMVMGPTCGMVLADLGAEVIKVEPLTGDNTRQLLGSGAGFYPLFNRNKKSLALDIKQPRGLEIVLKLLAGADVFSENFKSGTMERLGLGYAALSALNPRLIYVSHKGFLPGPYEHRTALDEVVQMMGGLAYMTGRPGDPLRAGSSVNDIMGGMFGAIGVLAALQQRHASGRGQQVQSALFENNVFLVAQHMMQYAITGKPAAPMPERISAWGIYDVFTVAGGEQIFLAVVSDTQWALFCQAFGFEDLLADATLASNNLRVQARAHLIPTLRARLAARPAAEIAAVFEAQGLPFAPITRPEQLFDDPHLQATGGLAPSTLPDGRETRLPLLPLSLDGQRLPLRQPAPALGADTGALLAELGYGAQEVADLRAEGVIL; the protein is encoded by the coding sequence ATGAGCGAAGTCGACAACAAGCAAGACCTGCCCCTGGCCGGCATCCGGGTGATCGAGTTCACCCATATGGTGATGGGGCCCACCTGCGGCATGGTGCTGGCCGATCTGGGCGCCGAGGTCATCAAGGTGGAACCGCTCACGGGCGACAACACCCGCCAGCTGCTGGGCTCGGGCGCGGGCTTTTACCCGCTCTTCAACCGCAACAAGAAGAGCCTGGCCCTGGACATCAAGCAGCCGCGCGGCCTGGAGATCGTGCTCAAGCTGCTGGCCGGCGCCGATGTCTTCAGCGAGAACTTCAAGAGCGGCACCATGGAGCGCCTGGGCCTGGGCTATGCGGCGCTCTCGGCCCTGAACCCGCGCCTGATCTATGTCTCGCACAAGGGCTTTCTGCCCGGCCCCTACGAGCACCGCACCGCGCTGGACGAGGTGGTGCAGATGATGGGCGGCCTGGCCTATATGACCGGGCGACCGGGCGACCCGCTGCGTGCCGGCAGCTCCGTGAACGACATCATGGGCGGCATGTTCGGCGCCATCGGCGTGCTGGCCGCCCTGCAGCAACGCCACGCCAGCGGCCGCGGCCAGCAGGTGCAGTCGGCCCTGTTCGAGAACAATGTCTTCCTGGTGGCCCAGCACATGATGCAGTACGCCATCACCGGCAAGCCGGCCGCGCCCATGCCCGAGCGCATCTCGGCCTGGGGCATCTATGACGTCTTCACCGTGGCGGGGGGCGAGCAGATCTTCCTGGCCGTGGTGAGCGACACGCAGTGGGCCCTGTTCTGCCAGGCCTTCGGCTTTGAGGATCTTCTGGCCGACGCCACGCTGGCCAGCAACAACCTGCGCGTCCAGGCCCGCGCTCACCTGATCCCCACGCTGCGCGCACGCCTGGCCGCGCGCCCCGCGGCCGAGATCGCCGCGGTGTTCGAGGCCCAGGGCCTGCCCTTCGCCCCCATCACCCGGCCCGAGCAGCTCTTCGACGACCCGCATCTGCAGGCCACCGGCGGCCTGGCGCCCAGCACCCTGCCCGATGGCCGCGAGACCCGGCTGCCCCTGCTGCCCCTGAGCCTGGACGGCCAGCGCCTGCCCCTGCGCCAGCCCGCGCCCGCACTGGGCGCCGACACCGGGGCCCTGCTGGCCGAACTGGGCTATGGCGCGCAGGAAGTCGCAGACCTTCGGGCCGAGGGTGTGATCCTGTAA
- a CDS encoding diguanylate cyclase produces MPLPPPTSAGDTAAPSFPPYAAWREARGWPMLRFVYGIGGLIPLLYLLGDWLMEPAAAEVRHLRLGYLGFWALLSLLTFKPGWRLPLALSYPLYTLVGVGFACVIDGLLLGRPEFILATSLLYLMGLLIAKAPLTLTLVCGAVTVLVCAVLLSLLGLEPTTVRRVVFFHGLWAGVVGVAAWVVQRLNRQLYEAEAELRRSLALNQQLLLETDKLARTDALTALPNRRQFFRAAEAALAESRRSGQPLALLALDVDHVKRINDQGGHQLGDTVLREVAQCCRASLRASDLAARIGGEEFALLLPATDLAQARQLAERLRQDIATLQLPAAVTVSIGCAELTPEMPHSVDALLARADEALYAAKDAGRNRVSSARRLPQA; encoded by the coding sequence TTGCCCCTGCCGCCGCCCACGTCCGCCGGCGATACCGCCGCCCCCAGCTTCCCGCCCTACGCCGCCTGGCGTGAGGCCCGCGGCTGGCCGATGCTGCGCTTTGTCTACGGCATCGGCGGCCTGATCCCCCTGCTCTATCTGCTGGGCGACTGGCTGATGGAGCCGGCCGCAGCCGAGGTGCGCCACCTGCGCCTGGGCTATCTGGGCTTCTGGGCCCTGCTGAGCCTGCTCACCTTCAAGCCGGGCTGGCGCCTGCCCCTGGCCCTGTCCTACCCGCTCTACACCCTGGTGGGCGTGGGTTTCGCCTGCGTGATCGACGGCCTGCTGCTGGGCCGGCCCGAGTTCATCCTGGCCACCTCCCTGCTCTACCTGATGGGCCTGCTGATCGCCAAGGCGCCGCTGACGCTCACCCTGGTCTGCGGTGCCGTCACGGTGCTGGTATGCGCCGTGCTGCTGAGCCTGCTGGGCCTGGAGCCCACCACGGTGCGTCGCGTGGTCTTCTTCCACGGCTTGTGGGCCGGCGTGGTGGGCGTGGCCGCCTGGGTGGTGCAGCGCCTGAACCGCCAGCTCTATGAGGCCGAGGCCGAGCTGCGCCGCAGCCTGGCCCTGAACCAGCAGCTGCTGCTGGAAACCGACAAGCTGGCCCGCACCGACGCCCTCACCGCCTTGCCCAACCGGCGCCAGTTCTTCCGCGCCGCCGAGGCGGCCCTGGCCGAGAGCCGGCGCAGCGGCCAGCCCCTGGCCCTGCTGGCCCTGGATGTGGACCACGTCAAGCGCATCAATGACCAGGGCGGCCATCAGCTGGGCGATACCGTGCTGCGCGAGGTGGCGCAGTGCTGCCGAGCCAGCCTGCGCGCCAGCGATCTGGCGGCGCGCATCGGCGGCGAGGAGTTCGCCCTGCTCTTGCCCGCCACCGATCTGGCCCAGGCCCGGCAGTTGGCCGAGCGCCTGCGCCAGGACATCGCCACCCTGCAGCTGCCGGCCGCCGTGACCGTGAGCATCGGCTGCGCCGAGCTCACGCCCGAGATGCCTCACAGCGTGGACGCCCTGCTGGCGCGCGCCGACGAGGCGCTCTACGCCGCCAAGGACGCCGGGCGCAACCGCGTGAGCAGCGCGCGGCGCCTGCCTCAGGCCTGA
- a CDS encoding 2-dehydropantoate 2-reductase, with protein MIKVCIVGAGAIGGWFGAYLGHTLGAELRLSALARGATLAALRTHGLRLDTPAGERFSVPIAASDSTEALGPQDLVVVAVKGPALAAVAPAVRALMGPETRVLVAMNGVPWWFFRGLGGPLDGQALETVDPGGLIAAQIPAERVIGSVVHASCATPEPGRVRHVMGMGLILGDPAGGRPAHVEQLAALLQRAGFNATVSERIQRDIWFKLWGNMTMNPISALTGATADRILDDELVRGFVTRVMREAAEIGARIGCGVDQTPEQRHEVTRKLGAFKTSMLQDAEAGRPLELDALVAVVREIAQKLDLPTPNTDAMLGLTRLMARTRGLY; from the coding sequence ATGATCAAGGTCTGCATCGTGGGCGCTGGCGCCATTGGCGGCTGGTTCGGGGCCTATCTGGGCCACACCCTGGGCGCCGAGCTGCGCCTGAGCGCCCTGGCGCGCGGCGCCACGCTGGCGGCCCTGCGCACGCACGGCCTGCGTCTAGACACGCCCGCGGGCGAGCGCTTCAGCGTGCCCATCGCGGCCAGCGACAGCACCGAGGCCCTGGGGCCGCAGGACTTGGTGGTGGTGGCCGTCAAAGGGCCGGCCCTGGCCGCGGTGGCGCCCGCCGTGCGCGCCCTGATGGGTCCCGAGACCCGGGTGCTGGTGGCCATGAACGGCGTGCCCTGGTGGTTCTTCCGCGGCCTGGGCGGCCCGCTGGACGGTCAGGCGCTGGAGACGGTGGACCCGGGCGGCCTGATTGCCGCCCAGATCCCGGCCGAGCGCGTGATCGGCTCGGTGGTGCACGCCAGCTGCGCCACGCCCGAGCCGGGCCGCGTGCGGCATGTGATGGGCATGGGCCTGATCCTGGGCGACCCGGCCGGCGGCCGACCCGCGCATGTGGAGCAGCTGGCGGCCCTGCTGCAGCGCGCCGGCTTCAATGCCACGGTCTCGGAGCGCATCCAGCGCGACATCTGGTTCAAGCTCTGGGGCAATATGACCATGAACCCGATCTCGGCCCTGACCGGCGCCACGGCCGACCGCATCCTGGACGACGAGCTGGTGCGCGGCTTCGTGACCCGGGTGATGCGCGAGGCCGCCGAGATCGGTGCGCGCATCGGCTGCGGCGTGGACCAGACGCCCGAGCAGCGCCACGAGGTGACGCGCAAGCTGGGCGCCTTCAAGACCTCCATGCTGCAGGACGCCGAGGCCGGCCGTCCCCTGGAGCTTGACGCCCTGGTGGCCGTGGTGCGCGAGATCGCCCAGAAGCTGGACCTGCCCACGCCCAATACCGATGCCATGCTGGGCCTGACCCGGCTGATGGCGCGCACGCGCGGCCTGTACTGA
- a CDS encoding glutathione S-transferase N-terminal domain-containing protein, whose protein sequence is MSDLSHFPITRKWPARHPERLQLYSLPTPNGVKVSIALEELGLPYEAHLVDFGSNDQLSPEFLSLNPNNKIPAILDPQGPGGEPLALFESGAILVYLAEKQGQFLPQDPALRYQALQWLMFQMGGVGPMFGQLGFFHKFAGKDYEDKRPRDRYVAESRRLLGVLDQHLAGRDWMLGADYSIADIAIWPWVNNLVGFYGAGELVGFAEFANVQRVLQAFLARPAVQRGLKVPARA, encoded by the coding sequence ATGAGCGATCTGTCCCACTTCCCCATCACCCGCAAATGGCCGGCCCGCCATCCCGAGCGCCTGCAGCTCTATTCGCTGCCGACGCCGAACGGCGTGAAGGTTTCCATCGCGCTGGAAGAACTGGGCCTGCCCTATGAGGCGCATCTGGTGGATTTCGGCAGCAATGACCAGCTCTCGCCCGAGTTCCTCTCGCTAAACCCCAACAACAAGATCCCGGCCATCCTGGACCCGCAGGGCCCGGGCGGTGAGCCCCTGGCCCTGTTCGAGTCGGGTGCCATCCTGGTCTATCTGGCCGAGAAGCAGGGTCAGTTCTTGCCGCAGGACCCGGCCCTGCGCTACCAGGCTCTGCAGTGGCTGATGTTCCAGATGGGCGGCGTGGGGCCCATGTTCGGCCAGCTGGGCTTCTTCCACAAATTCGCCGGCAAGGACTACGAGGACAAGCGCCCGCGCGACCGCTATGTGGCCGAATCCCGCCGCCTGCTGGGCGTGCTGGACCAGCACCTGGCCGGCCGCGACTGGATGCTGGGCGCCGACTACAGCATTGCCGACATCGCCATCTGGCCCTGGGTGAACAATCTGGTGGGCTTCTACGGCGCGGGCGAGCTGGTGGGCTTTGCCGAGTTCGCCAACGTACAGCGCGTGCTGCAGGCCTTTCTGGCCCGCCCGGCGGTGCAGCGCGGGCTCAAGGTGCCGGCGCGCGCCTGA
- a CDS encoding hydroxymethylglutaryl-CoA lyase, with the protein MSSNTQAREVLISEVGPRDGLQSVATTMPTAAKQRWVAALHAAGLREIELGSFVPARLLPQLADTGELIAFARGLPGLATLALVPNRRGAEAAIAAGAHKISLPLSVSEAHSLANVRKTPQAMLEELRSVLALRREQAPDMGVEVGLSTAFGCTLQGAVDEDAVIRLALACAEAGADDVGLSDTAGMANPAQVRRLFTRLRRELGERAGAAHLHNTRGLGLANCLAAYEAGVRTFDASLAGLGGCPYAPGASGNVVTEDLVFMFEAMGVRTGINIERLLAARAPLREGLPQEALYGMLAEAGLPKGFTA; encoded by the coding sequence ATGTCAAGCAACACCCAGGCACGCGAAGTCCTGATCAGCGAGGTGGGCCCGCGCGACGGCCTGCAGAGCGTGGCCACCACCATGCCCACGGCCGCCAAGCAGCGCTGGGTGGCCGCCCTGCATGCCGCCGGCCTGCGCGAGATCGAGCTGGGCTCCTTTGTGCCGGCGCGCCTGCTGCCCCAGCTGGCCGACACCGGCGAGCTGATCGCCTTTGCGCGCGGCCTGCCCGGCCTCGCCACCCTGGCCCTGGTGCCCAACCGGCGCGGGGCCGAGGCCGCCATCGCCGCGGGCGCGCACAAGATCAGCTTGCCCCTCTCGGTGAGCGAGGCCCATTCCCTGGCCAATGTGCGCAAGACCCCGCAGGCCATGCTGGAGGAGCTGCGCAGCGTGCTGGCCCTGCGCCGCGAGCAGGCGCCTGATATGGGCGTGGAGGTGGGCCTGTCCACCGCCTTCGGCTGCACCTTGCAGGGCGCGGTGGATGAAGACGCCGTGATCCGCCTGGCCCTGGCCTGCGCCGAGGCGGGGGCTGATGATGTGGGCCTCTCGGACACCGCCGGCATGGCCAACCCGGCCCAGGTGCGGCGGCTCTTCACGCGCCTGCGCCGGGAGCTGGGCGAGCGTGCCGGGGCCGCCCATCTGCACAACACCCGCGGCCTGGGCCTGGCCAACTGCCTGGCCGCCTACGAGGCCGGCGTGCGCACCTTCGACGCCTCCCTGGCCGGCCTGGGCGGCTGCCCCTATGCGCCCGGCGCCTCGGGCAATGTGGTGACCGAGGACCTGGTCTTCATGTTCGAGGCCATGGGGGTGCGCACCGGCATCAACATCGAGCGCCTGCTGGCCGCCCGCGCGCCGCTGCGCGAGGGCCTGCCCCAGGAGGCGCTGTACGGCATGCTGGCCGAGGCCGGCCTGCCCAAGGGATTCACTGCATGA